A single window of Helicobacter pylori DNA harbors:
- a CDS encoding WXG100 family type VII secretion target yields the protein MSKVQMDTEEVREFVGHLERFKELLREEVNGLSGHFHNLESWQDARRDKFSEVLDNLKSTFNEFDEAAQEQIAWLKERIRVLEEDY from the coding sequence ATGAGCAAAGTGCAAATGGATACCGAAGAGGTCAGGGAATTTGTAGGGCATTTAGAACGCTTTAAAGAGCTACTAAGAGAGGAAGTGAATGGCTTGAGCGGTCATTTTCATAATTTAGAATCATGGCAAGACGCTAGGAGGGATAAATTTAGCGAGGTGCTGGATAATTTGAAAAGCACTTTCAACGAGTTTGATGAAGCCGCGCAAGAGCAAATCGCATGGCTTAAAGAGAGAATTAGGGTTTTAGAGGAAGATTATTAA
- a CDS encoding HNH endonuclease: MAEWKTDTEEVKKVVGRCRDFKESLQEKRCGGFIKDLDSYALKIIVERRKIEMQLEKAIGKLNAARKKREGFWGSVLDFCGGACDAVSTIFPFAKLGAEACEKGLNLMEDNIEKWEHNVRLLERMLEIYSNQAKASVELVEGAWESVKKRLHFYTDKHQEFINRLNQASDAIDNEYNFPTPGVLMEYDFERPKIIYSPKKSVFDERLKDLREDFSASLYADLKDRINAFSHRDRAKASKERELENLEDWMGASSYDENPNDELDRMASSKEQELEKSLEDLMPSVLSVPSYNESLTLAKKHCVKNCKKALEGFTEKIKEAPNDSNAINEAFDNLETELERATENLSQKIDPILERNEDYTQKALEYREFLESRKEGFIVDEQNPYPEEVRFNELRLAEFESVFSAIVPLEDLDKTVCAHHAIKALEAALKNRDLGFDATELEQIAKGFIPRGYLWHFDANVLGNVALVREELLLGVKHTKGYLLWKQFLQTQN; the protein is encoded by the coding sequence ATGGCTGAATGGAAAACGGACACAGAAGAAGTCAAAAAGGTTGTTGGAAGATGCAGGGATTTTAAAGAATCCCTGCAGGAAAAAAGGTGTGGTGGTTTTATCAAAGACCTTGATAGTTACGCGCTAAAAATCATAGTGGAGCGCAGAAAAATTGAAATGCAATTGGAAAAAGCCATAGGAAAATTAAACGCAGCCAGAAAGAAGCGAGAGGGCTTTTGGGGATCTGTTTTAGATTTTTGTGGAGGTGCTTGTGATGCAGTCTCGACTATTTTCCCTTTTGCTAAATTAGGCGCTGAAGCTTGTGAAAAGGGCTTAAACCTTATGGAAGACAATATAGAAAAATGGGAACACAATGTAAGGTTATTAGAACGAATGCTTGAAATATACTCGAATCAAGCCAAAGCGAGCGTGGAGCTTGTGGAGGGGGCTTGGGAGAGCGTTAAAAAGAGGTTGCATTTTTATACCGATAAGCACCAGGAATTTATCAATCGTTTGAATCAAGCGAGCGATGCGATAGATAACGAATACAACTTTCCAACCCCAGGCGTTTTAATGGAATACGATTTTGAACGGCCTAAGATTATTTATAGCCCTAAAAAAAGCGTTTTTGATGAACGATTGAAGGATTTGAGAGAAGATTTTAGTGCTTCTTTATACGCTGATTTGAAAGACAGGATCAACGCTTTTTCTCATAGGGATCGCGCTAAAGCGTCTAAAGAGCGAGAGTTGGAAAATTTAGAGGATTGGATGGGCGCATCTTCTTATGATGAAAACCCTAACGATGAACTGGATCGCATGGCAAGCTCTAAAGAGCAGGAGTTGGAAAAGAGTTTAGAGGATTTGATGCCAAGCGTTTTAAGCGTGCCTTCTTATAATGAAAGCTTGACTCTAGCCAAAAAGCATTGCGTTAAAAATTGTAAGAAAGCTTTAGAAGGTTTTACAGAAAAAATCAAAGAAGCCCCCAACGATTCAAATGCTATCAATGAAGCCTTTGATAACTTAGAAACAGAGTTGGAGCGTGCTACAGAAAATTTGAGTCAAAAAATCGATCCCATTTTAGAACGCAATGAAGATTATACGCAAAAAGCGTTGGAGTACAGGGAGTTTTTAGAAAGCCGTAAAGAGGGCTTTATTGTAGATGAGCAAAACCCCTATCCGGAAGAAGTCCGCTTTAATGAGTTGCGTTTAGCGGAGTTTGAGAGCGTTTTTAGCGCCATTGTGCCTTTAGAGGATTTAGATAAAACCGTATGCGCTCATCATGCCATAAAGGCTTTAGAAGCCGCGCTTAAAAATAGGGATTTGGGCTTTGATGCGACAGAATTGGAACAGATCGCAAAAGGTTTCATTCCTAGGGGGTATTTGTGGCATTTTGATGCGAATGTTTTAGGGAATGTGGCGTTGGTGAGAGAAGAGTTGTTATTAGGCGTGAAGCACACGAAAGGATACTTACTATGGAAACAATTCCTACAAACTCAGAACTGA
- a CDS encoding SMI1/KNR4 family protein: protein METIPTNSELNWEFVEPLNDNALSGLEDQLKMGLSDAFKDFIKRSNYGFSQWRYFMVGSESYMFKHVLNFNLEGKGLFVDFIQSLKEWLEPEEIVFANDGYGGYYLWNTTTDVVLFLDTDDGSKKALLNLKMFLKKLESRG from the coding sequence ATGGAAACAATTCCTACAAACTCAGAACTGAATTGGGAATTTGTAGAGCCGCTCAATGACAATGCGTTGAGTGGGTTAGAAGATCAACTAAAAATGGGATTGAGCGATGCGTTTAAGGACTTCATCAAACGATCAAACTATGGTTTTAGCCAATGGCGTTATTTCATGGTGGGCAGTGAATCCTACATGTTCAAACATGTTTTGAATTTCAATTTAGAGGGCAAAGGTTTGTTTGTTGATTTCATACAAAGCTTAAAAGAATGGTTAGAGCCTGAAGAAATCGTCTTCGCTAATGACGGGTATGGGGGGTATTATCTTTGGAATACCACCACTGATGTGGTGCTGTTTTTAGACACAGATGATGGCTCAAAAAAAGCGCTATTAAATCTTAAAATGTTTTTAAAAAAACTGGAATCAAGGGGTTAA
- a CDS encoding urease accessory protein UreD — MNTYAQESKLRLKTKIGADGRCVIEDNFFTPPFKLMAPFYPKDDLAEIMLLAVSPGLMKGDAQDMQLHIGQNCKLRITSQSFEKIHNTEDGFASRDMHIVVGENAFLDFAPFPLIPFENAHFKGNTTISLHSGSQFLYSEIIVAGRVARNELFQFNRLHTKISILKDNQPIYYDNTILDPKTADMTNMCMFDGYTHYLNLVLVNCPIELSGARGLIEESEGVDGAVSEIASSHLCLKALAKGSEPLLHLREKIARFITQTITPKV, encoded by the coding sequence ATGAACACTTACGCTCAAGAATCCAAGCTCAGGTTAAAAACCAAAATAGGGGCTGACGGGCGGTGCGTGATTGAAGACAATTTCTTCACGCCCCCCTTTAAGCTCATGGCACCCTTTTACCCTAAAGACGATTTAGCTGAAATCATGCTTTTAGCGGTAAGCCCTGGCTTAATGAAAGGCGATGCGCAAGACATGCAATTACACATCGGTCAAAATTGCAAATTAAGGATCACTTCGCAATCCTTTGAAAAAATCCACAACACTGAAGATGGGTTTGCTAGCAGAGACATGCATATCGTTGTGGGGGAAAACGCCTTTTTAGACTTCGCGCCTTTCCCGTTAATCCCCTTTGAAAACGCGCATTTTAAGGGCAATACCACGATTTCTCTACATTCTGGCTCTCAATTCCTCTATAGTGAAATCATTGTCGCCGGGCGAGTGGCACGAAACGAATTGTTCCAATTCAACCGCTTGCACACTAAAATCTCTATTTTAAAAGATAACCAACCGATCTATTATGATAACACGATTTTAGATCCCAAAACCGCTGACATGACAAACATGTGCATGTTTGATGGCTACACGCATTATTTGAATCTGGTGCTTGTCAATTGCCCCATAGAGCTGTCTGGTGCGCGAGGATTGATTGAAGAGAGCGAAGGAGTGGATGGAGCAGTGAGTGAAATCGCTAGTTCTCATTTATGCCTAAAAGCTTTAGCGAAAGGCTCAGAACCCTTGTTGCATTTAAGAGAAAAAATCGCTCGCTTTATCACGCAAACGATTACGCCAAAGGTTTGA
- the ureG gene encoding urease accessory protein UreG, with protein sequence MVKIGVCGPVGSGKTALIEALTRHMSKDYDMAVITNDIYTKEDAEFMCKNSVMPRERIIGVETGGCPHTAIREDASMNLEAVEEMHGRFPNLELLLIESGGDNLSATFNPELADFTIFVIDVAEGDKIPRKGGPGITRSDLLVINKIDLAPYVGADLKVMERDSKKMRGEKPFIFTNIRAKEGLDDVIAWIKRNALLED encoded by the coding sequence ATGGTAAAAATTGGAGTTTGTGGTCCTGTAGGAAGCGGTAAAACCGCCTTGATTGAAGCTTTAACGCGTCATATGTCAAAGGATTATGACATGGCGGTTATCACTAATGATATTTACACTAAAGAAGACGCGGAGTTTATGTGTAAAAATTCGGTGATGCCACGAGAGAGGATCATTGGCGTAGAAACAGGAGGCTGTCCGCACACCGCCATTAGAGAAGACGCTTCTATGAATTTAGAAGCGGTAGAAGAAATGCATGGCCGTTTCCCTAATTTGGAACTGCTTTTGATTGAAAGCGGAGGCGACAACCTTTCAGCGACTTTCAACCCAGAACTAGCGGACTTTACGATTTTTGTGATTGATGTGGCTGAGGGCGATAAAATCCCTAGGAAAGGCGGGCCAGGAATCACGCGCTCAGACTTGCTTGTCATCAATAAAATTGACTTAGCCCCCTATGTGGGAGCGGACTTGAAAGTCATGGAAAGGGATTCTAAAAAGATGCGCGGCGAAAAGCCCTTTATTTTTACGAATATCCGCGCTAAAGAAGGTCTAGATGATGTGATCGCTTGGATCAAGCGCAACGCTTTATTGGAAGATTGA
- a CDS encoding urease accessory protein UreF yields MDKGKSVKSTKKSVGMPPKTPKTDNNANSHVDNEFLILQVNDAVFPIGSYTHSFGLETYIQQKKVTNKESALEYLKANLSSQFLYTEMLSLKLTYESTLQQDLKKILGIEEVIMLSTSPMELRLANQKLGNRFIKTLQAMNELDMGAFFNAYAQTTKDPTHATSYGVFAASLNMELKKALRHYLYAQTSNMVINCVKSVPLSQNDGQKILLSLQSPFNQLIEKTLELDESHLCAASVQNDIKAMQHESLYSRLYMS; encoded by the coding sequence ATGGATAAAGGAAAGAGCGTGAAAAGCACTAAAAAAAGCGTGGGTATGCCCCCAAAAACCCCAAAGACAGACAACAACGCCAATAGTCATGTGGATAATGAATTTCTGATCTTGCAAGTCAATGATGCGGTGTTCCCTATTGGATCTTACACGCATTCTTTTGGGCTAGAAACTTACATCCAGCAAAAAAAGGTTACCAACAAAGAAAGCGCTTTAGAGTATTTAAAAGCCAATCTTTCTAGCCAGTTCCTTTACACGGAAATGCTGAGTTTGAAACTCACCTATGAAAGCACCCTCCAACAGGATTTAAAAAAAATCTTAGGGATTGAAGAAGTTATTATGCTATCCACAAGCCCCATGGAATTACGATTGGCCAATCAAAAGCTAGGCAATCGCTTCATTAAAACCTTACAAGCCATGAATGAATTAGACATGGGTGCATTTTTTAACGCTTACGCTCAAACAACCAAAGATCCCACCCATGCCACTAGCTATGGCGTTTTTGCGGCGAGTTTGAATATGGAATTGAAAAAGGCTTTGAGGCATTATCTTTATGCGCAAACTTCTAACATGGTGATCAACTGCGTTAAAAGCGTCCCCTTATCCCAGAACGACGGGCAAAAAATCTTATTGAGCTTGCAAAGCCCTTTTAACCAGCTCATAGAAAAAACCCTAGAATTAGACGAAAGCCACCTGTGCGCGGCAAGCGTTCAAAACGACATTAAGGCGATGCAGCATGAGAGTTTATACTCGCGCCTTTATATGTCTTGA
- the ureE gene encoding urease accessory protein UreE: MIIERLMGNLRDLNPLDFNVDYVDLEWFETRKKIARFKTRQGKDIAIRLKDAPKLGLSQGDILFKEEKEIIAINILDSEVIHIQAKSVAEVAKICYEIGNRHAALYYGESQFEFKTPFEKPTLALLEKLGVQNRVLSSKLDSKERLTVSMPHSEPNFKVSLASDFKVVVK, encoded by the coding sequence ATGATCATAGAGCGTTTAATGGGCAATCTAAGGGATTTAAACCCCTTGGATTTTAATGTGGATTATGTGGATTTGGAATGGTTTGAAACGAGGAAAAAAATCGCTCGTTTTAAAACCAGGCAAGGCAAAGACATAGCCATACGCCTTAAAGACGCTCCCAAGTTGGGTCTCTCTCAAGGGGATATTTTATTTAAAGAAGAGAAGGAAATTATCGCCATTAATATCTTGGATTCTGAAGTCATTCACATCCAAGCCAAGAGCGTGGCAGAAGTAGCGAAAATATGCTACGAAATAGGGAACCGCCATGCGGCTTTATACTATGGCGAGTCTCAATTTGAATTTAAAACACCATTTGAAAAGCCTACACTAGCGTTACTAGAAAAGCTAGGGGTTCAAAATCGTGTTTTAAGTTCAAAATTGGATTCCAAAGAACGCTTAACCGTGAGCATGCCCCATAGTGAGCCTAATTTTAAGGTCTCACTAGCGAGCGATTTTAAAGTGGTCGTAAAATAG
- the ureI gene encoding acid-activated urea channel protein UreI translates to MLGLVLLYVGIVLISNGICGLTKVDPKSTAVMNFFVGGLSIVCNVVVITYSALHPTAPVEGAEDIAQVSHHLTSFYGPATGLLFGFTYLYAAINHTFGLDWRPYSWYSLFVAINTVPAAILSHYSDMLDDHKVLGITEGDWWAIIWLAWGVLWLTAFIENILKIPLGKFTPWLAIIEGILTAWIPAWLLFIQHWV, encoded by the coding sequence ATGCTAGGACTTGTATTGTTATATGTTGGGATTGTTTTAATCAGCAACGGGATTTGCGGATTAACCAAAGTCGATCCTAAAAGCACTGCGGTGATGAACTTTTTTGTGGGCGGACTTTCCATTGTTTGTAATGTGGTTGTCATCACTTATTCTGCACTCCACCCTACAGCCCCTGTAGAAGGCGCAGAAGATATTGCTCAAGTATCGCACCATTTGACTAGCTTCTATGGGCCAGCGACTGGGTTATTGTTTGGTTTTACCTACTTGTATGCGGCTATCAACCACACTTTTGGTTTGGATTGGAGGCCGTATTCTTGGTATAGCTTATTCGTAGCGATCAACACTGTTCCTGCTGCGATTTTATCCCACTATAGCGATATGCTTGATGACCACAAAGTGTTAGGCATCACTGAAGGCGATTGGTGGGCGATCATTTGGTTGGCTTGGGGTGTTTTGTGGCTTACCGCTTTCATTGAAAACATCTTGAAAATCCCTTTAGGGAAATTCACTCCATGGCTTGCTATCATTGAGGGTATTTTAACCGCTTGGATCCCTGCTTGGTTACTCTTTATCCAACACTGGGTGTGA
- the ureB gene encoding urease subunit beta — MKKISRKEYVSMYGPTTGDKVRLGDTDLIAEVEHDYTIYGEELKFGGGKTLREGMSQSNNPSKEELDLIITNALIVDYTGIYKADIGIKDGKIAGIGKGGNKDMQDGVKNNLSVGPATEALAGEGLIVTAGGIDTHIHFISPQQIPTAFASGVTTMIGGGTGPADGTNATTITPGRRNLKWMLRAAEEYSMNLGFLAKGNASNDASLADQIEAGAIGFKIHEDWGTTPSAINHALDVADKYDVQVAIHTDTLNEAGCVEDTMAAIAGRTMHTFHTEGAGGGHAPDIIKVAGEHNILPASTNPTIPFTVNTEAEHMDMLMVCHHLDKSIKEDVQFADSRIRPQTIAAEDTLHDMGIFSITSSDSQAMGRVGEVITRTWQTADKNKKEFGRLKEEKGDNDNFRIKRYLSKYTINPAIAHGISEYVGSVEVGKVADLVLWSPAFFGVKPNMIIKGGFIALSQMGDANASIPTPQPVYYREMFAHHGKAKYDANITFVSQAAYDKGIKEELGLERQVLPVKNCRNITKKDMQFNDTTAHIEVNPETYHVFVDGKEVTSKPANKVSLAQLFSIF; from the coding sequence ATGAAAAAGATTAGCAGAAAAGAATATGTTTCTATGTATGGCCCTACTACAGGCGATAAAGTGAGATTGGGCGATACAGACTTGATCGCTGAAGTAGAACATGACTACACCATTTATGGCGAAGAGCTTAAATTCGGCGGCGGTAAAACCCTAAGAGAAGGCATGAGCCAATCTAACAACCCTAGCAAAGAAGAACTGGATTTGATCATCACTAACGCTTTAATCGTGGATTACACCGGTATTTATAAAGCGGATATTGGTATTAAAGACGGCAAAATCGCTGGCATTGGTAAAGGCGGTAACAAAGACATGCAAGATGGCGTTAAAAACAATCTTAGCGTGGGTCCTGCTACTGAAGCCTTAGCCGGTGAAGGTTTGATCGTAACGGCTGGTGGTATTGACACACACATCCACTTCATTTCACCCCAACAAATCCCTACAGCTTTTGCAAGCGGTGTAACAACCATGATTGGTGGCGGAACTGGCCCTGCTGATGGCACTAACGCGACTACTATCACTCCAGGTAGAAGAAACTTAAAATGGATGCTCAGAGCGGCTGAAGAATATTCTATGAACTTAGGTTTCTTAGCTAAAGGTAACGCTTCTAACGACGCGAGCTTAGCCGATCAAATTGAAGCTGGTGCGATTGGCTTTAAAATCCACGAAGACTGGGGCACCACTCCTTCTGCAATCAATCATGCGCTAGATGTTGCGGACAAATACGATGTGCAAGTCGCTATCCACACAGACACTTTGAATGAAGCTGGTTGCGTGGAAGACACTATGGCTGCTATTGCCGGACGCACTATGCACACTTTCCACACTGAGGGTGCTGGCGGCGGACACGCTCCTGATATTATTAAAGTGGCCGGTGAACACAACATCCTACCCGCTTCCACTAACCCCACTATCCCTTTCACAGTGAACACAGAAGCCGAGCATATGGACATGCTTATGGTGTGCCACCACTTGGATAAAAGCATTAAAGAAGATGTTCAGTTCGCTGATTCAAGAATCCGCCCTCAAACCATTGCGGCTGAAGACACTTTGCATGACATGGGGATTTTCTCAATCACCAGTTCTGACTCTCAAGCAATGGGCCGTGTGGGTGAAGTTATCACCAGAACTTGGCAAACAGCTGACAAAAACAAAAAAGAATTTGGCCGCTTGAAAGAAGAAAAAGGCGATAACGACAACTTTAGGATCAAACGCTACTTGTCTAAATACACCATCAACCCAGCGATCGCTCATGGGATTAGCGAGTATGTCGGTTCTGTAGAAGTGGGCAAAGTGGCTGACTTGGTATTGTGGAGTCCAGCATTCTTTGGCGTAAAACCCAACATGATCATCAAAGGCGGGTTCATTGCATTAAGTCAAATGGGCGATGCGAACGCTTCTATCCCTACCCCACAACCGGTTTATTACAGAGAAATGTTCGCTCATCATGGTAAAGCCAAATACGATGCAAACATCACTTTTGTGTCTCAAGCGGCTTATGACAAAGGCATTAAAGAAGAATTAGGGCTTGAAAGACAAGTGTTGCCGGTAAAAAATTGCAGAAACATCACTAAAAAAGACATGCAATTCAACGACACTACCGCTCACATTGAAGTCAATCCTGAAACTTACCATGTGTTCGTGGATGGCAAAGAAGTAACTTCTAAACCAGCCAATAAAGTGAGCTTGGCGCAACTCTTTAGCATTTTCTAG
- the ureA gene encoding urease subunit alpha yields MKLTPKELDKLMLHYAGELAKKRKEKGIKLNYVEAVALISAHIMEEARAGKKTAAELMQEGRTLLKPDDVMDGVASMIHEVGIEAMFPDGTKLVTVHTPIEANGKLVPGELFLKNEDITINEGKKAVSVKVKNVGDRPVQIGSHFHFFEVNRCLDFDREKTFGKRLDIASGTAVRFEPGEEKSVELIDIGGNRRIFGFNALVDRQADNESKKIALHRAKERGFHGAKSDDNYVKTIKE; encoded by the coding sequence ATGAAACTCACCCCAAAAGAGTTAGACAAGTTGATGCTCCACTACGCTGGAGAATTGGCTAAAAAACGCAAAGAAAAAGGCATTAAGCTTAACTATGTGGAAGCGGTAGCTTTGATTAGTGCCCATATTATGGAAGAAGCGAGAGCTGGTAAAAAGACTGCGGCTGAATTGATGCAAGAAGGGCGCACTCTTTTAAAACCGGATGATGTGATGGATGGTGTGGCAAGCATGATTCATGAAGTGGGTATTGAAGCGATGTTTCCTGATGGGACCAAACTCGTAACCGTGCATACCCCTATTGAGGCTAATGGTAAATTGGTTCCTGGTGAGTTGTTCTTAAAAAATGAAGACATCACTATCAACGAAGGCAAAAAAGCCGTTAGCGTGAAAGTTAAAAATGTTGGCGACAGACCGGTTCAAATCGGCTCACACTTCCATTTCTTTGAAGTGAATAGATGCTTAGACTTTGACAGAGAAAAAACTTTCGGTAAACGCTTAGACATTGCGAGTGGGACAGCAGTAAGGTTTGAGCCTGGCGAAGAAAAATCCGTAGAATTGATTGACATTGGCGGTAACAGAAGAATCTTTGGATTTAACGCGTTGGTTGATAGGCAAGCCGATAACGAAAGCAAAAAAATTGCTTTACACAGAGCTAAAGAGCGTGGTTTTCATGGCGCTAAAAGCGATGACAACTATGTAAAAACAATTAAGGAGTAA
- the lspA gene encoding signal peptidase II, translating to MLKTTPKSLLVFIGVFSLIFGVDQAIKYAILEGFRYESLIIDIVLVFNKGVAFSLLSFLEGGLKYLQILLILGLFIFLMRQKELFKNHAIEFGMVFGAGASNVLDRFVHGGVVDYVYYHYGFDFAIFNFADVMIDVGVGVLLLKQFFFKQKQNKIKA from the coding sequence GTGCTAAAAACCACCCCAAAAAGCCTGTTGGTTTTTATAGGGGTTTTTTCCCTTATTTTTGGCGTGGATCAAGCGATTAAATACGCTATTTTAGAGGGGTTTCGCTATGAAAGTTTGATTATAGATATTGTTTTAGTGTTCAATAAAGGCGTGGCGTTTTCCTTGCTCAGTTTTTTAGAGGGGGGTTTGAAATACTTGCAAATCCTTTTGATTTTAGGGCTTTTTATCTTTTTAATGCGCCAAAAGGAGCTTTTTAAAAACCATGCGATAGAGTTTGGCATGGTGTTTGGCGCTGGGGCTTCTAATGTTTTAGACCGGTTTGTGCATGGGGGCGTGGTGGATTATGTGTATTATCATTATGGCTTTGATTTTGCCATTTTTAATTTCGCTGATGTCATGATAGATGTGGGCGTGGGCGTTTTATTGTTGAAACAATTCTTTTTTAAGCAAAAACAAAACAAAATTAAGGCATAA